Proteins encoded together in one Lycium ferocissimum isolate CSIRO_LF1 unplaced genomic scaffold, AGI_CSIRO_Lferr_CH_V1 ctg416, whole genome shotgun sequence window:
- the LOC132044308 gene encoding DNA-repair protein XRCC1, whose protein sequence is MSASNDGDKDERKRNLPSWMSSRPGSSGSGHSKSTDEDNAKTLSNEAKFSTSTSSGSNFSKLMEGVVFALSGFVNPERGTLRSQALEMGAKYQPDWNSNCTLLICAFSNTPKFRQVEADNGTIVSKEWITECYKQRKLVEIEPYLMHAGKPWKRQSASHESGQDQKPSTSRKSHTRAEKTSPLETTTTPSSEEVHCDKVKDGFSPSKVKRWAIDDLNRTITWLENQDEKPEPHEMKKIAAEGILTCLQDAIDSLKQGQDMRQITEQWECIPRAVEELAKFDGTCVGSAKLHKDLCKQAVTCKQIYELEYRNREDDEQRTCVSGKASDVAKVNAAYDSDDTIEMTEDEINQAYNTVASTIKNT, encoded by the exons ATGTCTGCGTCAAACGACGGTGACAAAGATGAGAGGAAACGTAATCTCCCTTCATGGATGAGTTCAAGACCCGGTTCAAGCGGTTCGGGTCACAGTAAATCAACCGATGAAGACAATGCCAAAACACTATCCAACGAAGCTAAATTCTCTACCTCGACTTCGAGTGGTTCAAATTTCTCAAAACTAATg GAAGGGGTTGTATTTGCCCTATCAGGTTTTGTCAATCCCGAGCGTGGTACATTAAGGTCCCAGGCTTTAGAAATGGGAGCCAAGTATCAACCTGATTGGAACTCAAACTGCACACTCTTGATCTGTGCATTTTCCAATACCCCAAAGTTTCGGCAAGTTGAAGCAGATAATGGAACAATTGTATCAAAG GAGTGGATAACAGAGTGTTATAAACAACGAAAACTTGTTGaaattgaaccttaccttatGCATGCTGGCAAACCATGGAAACGTCAAAGTGCCTCTCATGAATCTGGCCAAG ATCAAAAACCATCCACATCTAGAAAGTCTCATACAAGAGCAGAAAAAACTTCACCTCTTGAGACAACTACTACTCCTTCATCTGAG GAGGTACATTGTGATAAAGTAAAAGATGGTTTCTCTCCATCTAAAGTGAAAAGATGGGCTATAGATGATCTTAACCGGACGATTACATGGCTGGAGAATCAAGATGAAAAG CCAGAGCCGCATGAGATGAAGAAAATAGCTGCTGAGGGAATTCTAACCTGTTTACAGGATGCCATAGATTCTCTGAAGCAAGGGCAG GATATGCGTCAAATAACTGAGCAGTGGGAATGCATCCCTCGGGCGGTTGAGGAGTTGGCTAAGTTTGATGGGACTTGTGTTGGATCAGCTAAACTACACAAGGATCTTTGCAAACAAGCTGTGACCTGTAAACAAATTTATGAGCTGGAGTACCGAAATAGAGAAGACGATGAGCAGAGGACTTGTGTGAGTGGAAAGGCTAGTGACGTTGCCAAAGTTAATGCTGCATATGACAGCGATGATACAATTGAGATGACAGAAGATGAAATTAACCAAGCTTATAATACCGTAGCATCTACCATTAAAAACACTTGA
- the LOC132044313 gene encoding F-box/kelch-repeat protein At1g80440-like, giving the protein MDLIPGLPNDIALECLIRLPVEQLSKAASVCKNWNGEITLPEFRRRRKKSGLTRPVLAMVQAMVTTVKQPQGDTTTLSTQVYRLSICDPENGSWNDLPPIPELIDGLPRFCRVIGVGSDLVVIGGCDPVTWRVMDCVFVYNFISGSWRRGADMPGQQRLFFGCGSDSDRVILVAGGHDDEKNALKSVMLYDVVKDEWVTLPDMVTERDECKVVFNKGKFHVIGGYPTWAQGHFEKNAEVFNFATWDWCMEDEFLSVNTSPSTCIEGDDGGLYMCQDGDVAVRELDTWQKLARLPAGISSVAYLTACQGKLILVGSAQFDALHSAYALDLKSDDKLKAWTKVEIPDEYSGHVQSGCCLKI; this is encoded by the coding sequence ATGGACCTGATCCCTGGTCTACCAAATGACATAGCTCTTGAATGTCTCATACGTCTCCCTGTTGAACAATTGTCTAAAGCAGCTTCAGTATGCAAAAACTGGAACGGCGAAATTACACTACCGGAATTTCGACGACGCCGAAAAAAATCCGGGCTGACCCGACCCGTTTTGGCCATGGTCCAAGCTATGGTTACTACTGTGAAACAGCCTCAGGGTGACACTACTACCCTTTCTACCCAGGTTTACCGTTTATCCATATGTGACCCGGAAAATGGTTCTTGGAATGATTTGCCACCTATACCGGAGTTAATTGATGGGTTACCAAGGTTCTGCCGGGTTATTGGAGTCGGGTCGGATTTAGTAGTGATTGGCGGGTGTGACCCGGTTACTTGGCGGGTCATGGACTGTGTTTTTGTCTATAATTTCATATCTGGGTCATGGCGACGTGGAGCGGATATGCCGGGTCAGCAAAGGCTGTTTTTCGGATGCGGGTCGGATTCGGACCGGGTTATCCTTGTCGCAGGTGGACATGACGATGAAAAGAATGCTTTAAAATCAGTTATGTTATACGACGTCGTTAAAGATGAGTGGGTTACACTTCCTGACATGGTTACGGAGAGAGATGAATGTAAGGTTGTGTTTAACAAAGGTAAATTCCACGTCATTGGTGGTTATCCTACGTGGGCACAAGGTCACTTTGAGAAAAATGCTGAGGTGTTCAATTTCGCCACGTGGGATTGGTGCATGGAAGATGAGTTCTTGAGTGTTAATACTTCTCCGAGTACTTGTATTGAAGGTGATGATGGGGGATTATATATGTGTCAAGATGGTGACGTGGCGGTGAGGGAACTTGATACGTGGCAAAAGTTGGCGAGATTGCCAGCTGGGATTTCCAGCGTGGCGTATTTGACAGCGTGTCAAGGGAAGTTGATATTGGTGGGAAGTGCTCAATTTGATGCACTACATAGTGCTTATGCTTTGGATTTAAAGAGTGATGATAAATTAAAAGCATGGACAAAAGTAGAGATTCCTGATGAATACAGTGGACATGTTCAATCAGGTTGTTGTTTGAAGATATGA
- the LOC132044324 gene encoding protein MLN51 homolog, producing MMAGVEEKDVEYESDPEEAKLSLKARRREASDDEGEKSPKKVDDVEYESDEEEAKLSLKMRRREASDDEEGEKTEKPLRRVDSDDESEGQGGAAEYDEEIVEEDLEEEEEEIEEEYVDEGIVGNEESVAEVEGIGEEEDGVVKEVLGELRSGMEDGSGVVFGEEKKVNEPYAVPTAGAFYMHDDRFRDNAGGRHRRTFGGRKLWESKDDWKWGHDKFEELTVEERHYEEGRRTSRGRYRGRGRARGAARGTSQGRRPKAYINDYNQSTNNNQKIQNSAPKGMRGRGPSRYRPTSKENIDASPMYKQSGQSVEKLSDNSSSKASAPVSDLQNDGITSVKQNFASSLNYASPPFYPSSSSTKENTVTHKRDLQTGTSSHRVQPYLSGKSSAAAQSTAVMRGKDVRVSTGIDKLKIDDSISADFAKLPSNLQMPPGASSVYSNKQPQRGQGRGFNTSPHMNYQYPIPNNQGNRVSQPTQPHSTQRNSVQTRGQPSLQGTQQLAQQSGTGSQSSPLPRTGETVNTLHGEIESSLESGKLSAMVAKGKGSLQGAGGGSAPYGGAQGMGSPGDTGSGKGDQNVSATPAYLPVMQFGGQQPGGMRAAVGMAFPGYVGQPQLGLGNSDMTWLPVLAGAAGAFGPRYCSPYFALDGAYHARSSGGPISSLTAASSKEEDSTSKPSNERKPQQKNELTNDNSGQRQKNPRRYTEMKFDQ from the exons ATGATGGCGGGAGTGGAAGAAAAAGATGTGGAGTACGAGAGTGATCCTGAAGAAGCAAAGTTATCTTTGAAGGCGAGGAGAAGAGAAGCAAGTGACGATGAGGGTGAAAAGTCCCCAAAGAAGGTTGATGACGTGGAGTATGAGAGTGATGAGGAAGAAGCAAAGCTGTCTTTAAAGATGAGAAGGAGAGAGGCAAGTGATGATGAAGAGGGTGAAAAGACTGAAAAGCCTTTAAGGAGGGTTGATTCCGATGACGAATCCGAGGGACAAGGTGGTGCTGCTGAATATGACGAAGAAATAGTCGAAGAAGACttagaagaagaggaagaagagataGAGGAAGAGTATGTTGATGAGGGTATTGTTGGTAATGAAGAAAGTGTTGCTGAGGTTGAGGGAATTGGTGAGGAGGAGGATGGTGTTGTAAAGGAGGTTTTGGGGGAATTGCGTTCGGGGATGGAGGATGGTAGTGGGGTTGTTTTCGGAGAGGAGAAAAAAGTGAATGAACCTTATGCAGTGCCTACGGCGGGTGCATTCTATATGCACGATGATAGGTTTCGAGATAATGCTGGTGGGCGACACAG GCGTACATTTGGTGGCAGAAAGTTATGGGAATCAAAAGATGATTGGAAATGGGGGCATGACAAGTTCGAAGAGTTGACTGTGGAGGAGAGGCATTATGAAGAG GGTAGGAGGACCTCAAGGGGCCGTTATCGAGGTCGTGGTAGAGCTCGAGGGGCTGCACGTGGAACTTCTCAAGGAAGAAGACCAAAGGCATACATCAATGATTACAATCAGAGTACCAATAATAACCAGAAGATTCAGAACAGTGCTCCAAAAGGTATGCGGGGTCGGGGACCAAGCAGGTATCGACCAACATCTAAGGAAAACATTGATGCATCTCCAATGTACAAGCA ATCTGGTCAGTCAGTTGAGAAACTTTCTGACAATAGTAGCAGCAAAGCATCTGCTCCTGTATCAGATCTGCAAAATGATGGAATTACATCTGTGAAGCAAAACTTTGCATCAAGCTTGAATTATGCTTCTCCTCCATTTTACCCCTCTAGTTCTTCTACTAAAGAAAATACAGTGACACACAAGAGGGATTTGCAGACCGGGACAAGCAGCCACCGCGTGCAGCCTTATCTTTCAGGCAAAAGTTCTGCTGCTGCACAATCAACGGCAGTGATGCGGGGGAAGGATGTGAGGGTTTCTACTGGTATAGACAAGCTTAAAATTGATGATTCGATTTCTGCAGATTTTGCGAAGCTTCCGTCCAATTTACAGATGCCTCCTGGTGCCTCGTCAGTGTACTCTAATAAGCAGCCTCAGAGAGGCCAAGGAAGAGGATTTAATACATCACCACATATGAATTACCAATACCCTATACCCAATAACCAAGGTAACAGAGTTTCTCAGCCAACCCAGCCCCATTCTACTCAGCGAAATTCTGTTCAAACTCGAGGACAACCTTCTCTGCAAGGTACCCAGCAGCTTGCGCAGCAATCTGGTACTGGATCTCAATCTTCTCCTCTTCCCAGGACAGGAGAAACTGTGAATACCTTACATGGAGAGATTGAATCTTCTTTAGAGTCGGGAAAATTGAGTGCTATGGTTGCAAAAGGAAAAGGCAGTCTTCAGGGCGCTGGAGGGGGATCAGCCCCGTATGGCGGGGCACAAGGTATGGGTTCGCCTGGAGACACGGGTAGTGGTAAAGGTGATCAGAACGTATCTGCAACTCCAGCCTATTTGCCAG TGATGCAATTTGGGGGACAGCAACCTGGTGGCATGAGGGCTGCTGTTGGCATGGCCTTCCCCGGATACGTTGGTCAACCACAACTTGGGTTGGGGAATTCCGATATGACATG GTTGCCAGTTTTAGCTGGGGCTGCTGGAGCATTTGGCCCAAGATACTGTTCGCCGTATTTTGCTCTTGATGGTGCTTATCATGCTCGCTCATCTGGTGGGCCGATATCTTCTCTGACTGCTGCTTCAAG CAAAGAGGAGGATAGTACCAGTAAACCAAGCAATGAGCGGAAACCCCAACAGAAGAATG AGCTAACTAATGATAATTCCGGACAGCGACAGAAGAACCCTCGCAG ATATACGGAGATGAAGTTTGACCAATGA
- the LOC132044328 gene encoding thionin-like protein 2, with amino-acid sequence MELKKLRAFVLVLMAFGVFIGQSRASITSFRDCYSKCFVFCLIEPSQNLCTCTSRCLKECIFNTDPGNSTSIASSKNDISRQPDSKNLNFCKLGCAFSTCSALSTKHQPNGGKMDDCVGSCSRMCTKNYSSP; translated from the exons atggagttaaaGAAGTTAAGGGCTTTTGTTTTGGTGTTAATGGCCTTTGGGGTATTTATAGGACAGTCCAGAGCCTCTATTACCTCTTTTAGAGATTGTTATTCGAAATGCTTTGTGTTTTGCTTAATTGAACCTTCTCAGAATCTCTGCACTTGCACTTCTAGATGCTTAAAAGAATGCATCTTTAATACTGATCCAGGTAACAGTACTTCTATTGCCAGTTCAAAAAATGATATCAGCCGTCAACCAGACAGTAAGAACCTTAACTTCTGCAAGTTGGGTTGTGCTTTCTCTACATGTTCTGCTCTCAGCACAAAACATCAACCTA ATGGTGGAAAAATGGATGACTGCGTTGGATCCTGCTCAAGAATGTGCACCAAGAACTACTCGTCACCATAG
- the LOC132044327 gene encoding nuclear pore complex protein NUP50A-like has product MGDAESLQPSKKRAAVKELSRDNPGLDDDNESSGQESGTFKKASDEVMASGRIVKVRKTASTTTTPSSNPLAAIQLVPPANTSTTPAVTTTEAGNGTTTSEKPEDSNDQSEAIKKEETDLSKEADHEKETDENSKLPESKTNESKADVNVDKEKVGSPNGPNAPESAEKKAAESEKIKDDTEGRVVKKSTNGIEMEGNKSENEEEKHVGDGKNEKGAKTASFSSFQQLCSSQNAFTGLAGTGFSNTTFSFGASSKEGSPLGFGSESGAGSGSLFGVKSDQSFFGLSLPTNENASGSSSVKKSEGTGFPSMQEVSVETGEENEKAIFTADSVLFEFFNGGWKERGKGELKLNVSSTGTGKARLVMRTRGNYRLILNANLYPEMKLTSMDKKGITFACVNSAGDGKEGLSTIALKFKDASNVEEFRAAVTEHKDKVAGSLKTPQNSP; this is encoded by the coding sequence ATGGGGGATGCAGAATCTCTTCAACCATCAAAGAAAAGGGCCGCTGTAAAAGAACTATCACGAGATAATCCTGGtcttgatgatgataatgagtcATCTGGGCAGGAGAGTGgaactttcaagaaagcaagTGATGAGGTgatggcaagtggaagaattgtCAAAGTTCGTAAAACAGCATCGACTACAACTACTCCTTCTTCTAACCCTTTAGCGGCGATCCAATTGGTTCCACCTGCTAATACTAGTACAACTCCTGCTGTGACCACAACTGAAGCAGGGAATGGGACAACAACTTCCGAGAAACCAGAAGACTCAAATGATCAAAGTGAGGCaattaaaaaggaagaaacagATTTGAGTAAGGAAGCTGATCATGAAAAGGAAACTGATGAAAACTCTAAGCTACCAGAAAGCAAAACCAATGAATCAAAAGCTGATGTGAATGTTGACAAGGAGAAAGTTGGTAGTCCTAATGGACCTAACGCACCTGAATCTGCTGAAAAGAAGGCAGCGGaaagtgagaaaatcaaagatGATACCGAGGGCAGAGTAGTGAAGAAGAGTACAAATGGCATAGAAATGGAAGGCAATAAGTCTGAGAATGAAGAGGAAAAACATGTGGGCGAtgggaaaaatgaaaagggtGCCAAAACTGCATCTTTTAGCTCGTTTCAACAGCTCTGCAGTAGCCAAAACGCTTTCACAGGACTTGCAGGAACTGGGTTCTCCAATACTACATTCTCATTTGGAGCTAGTTCAAAAGAGGGATCTCCACTAGGATTTGGTTCTGAATCAGGGGCTGGTTCTGGTTCTCTCTTTGGAGTAAAAAGCGACCAGTCATTTTTTGGTCTTAGTCTTCCTACTAATGAAAATGCTTCAGGGTCATCTAGTGTTAAAAAGAGTGAGGGAACTGGATTTCCTTCCATGCAAGAGGTTTCTGTTGAAACAGGGGAGGAGAATGAAAAGGCAATCTTTACAGCCGACTCTGTGctctttgaattttttaatgGAGGGTGGAAGGAGCGTGGAAAGGGAGAGCTGAAGCTCAATGTTTCTTCAACTGGAACTGGTAAAGCTAGACTTGTTATGAGAACCAGAGGGAATTACAGGTTGATTTTGAATGCTAACCTTTATCCTGAAATGAAGCTCACAAGTATGGATAAAAAAGGCATCACTTTTGCTTGTGTGAATAGTGCTGGTGACGGGAAAGAGGGACTTTCAACAATTGCTTTGAAGTTCAAGGATGCCTCTAATGTTGAGGAGTTTCGAGCTGCTGTGACGGAACATAAAGATAAGGTGGCAGGCTCTTTGAAGACACCACAAAATTCTCCTTAA